The following coding sequences are from one Pigmentibacter sp. JX0631 window:
- a CDS encoding ABC transporter substrate-binding protein, with product MFIFLFRLILLKFVILSYCYASANEDLKNSKKVENIVTVTLLLDWKPNTNHIGFYVAKARGFYRQNGIELKILNPTQTTSTALVGMNKADFGVSYANNLIYARNSKIPVKAIAGIISVDTSCFVWRKTLNVKSLKQLEGKRYGGWGSPEENATLNFIMNKNGADFTKVKMLTTGVQDFLPATLKNVDFTWEYKGWNILAAQLNNVEVDTYCPSEHFAEFNKPSPLIITSDKLITENPKLVQLFMHATKKGFEYSINNPESAANEMLKLLPELDSKLVKESVKFLAPLYKGTNINWGYLDIKKFEIYSKWMKDVNLIKTIPLPKEYLSNEFNN from the coding sequence ATGTTTATCTTTCTATTTCGCTTAATTCTATTAAAGTTTGTAATATTAAGTTATTGTTATGCTTCGGCCAATGAAGACTTAAAAAATAGTAAAAAAGTTGAAAATATTGTCACAGTTACACTCCTATTGGACTGGAAACCAAATACTAATCATATTGGATTTTATGTTGCAAAAGCTAGGGGTTTTTATAGACAAAATGGAATTGAATTAAAAATATTAAATCCAACACAAACAACATCAACAGCTTTAGTAGGAATGAATAAGGCTGATTTTGGAGTAAGTTATGCAAATAATTTAATTTATGCAAGAAATTCAAAAATTCCGGTAAAAGCGATTGCAGGTATAATCAGTGTTGATACCTCCTGTTTTGTTTGGAGAAAAACTCTGAATGTAAAATCTTTAAAACAACTTGAAGGTAAACGTTATGGTGGATGGGGAAGTCCAGAAGAAAATGCAACCTTAAATTTTATTATGAATAAAAATGGAGCTGATTTCACGAAAGTTAAAATGTTAACTACAGGAGTCCAAGATTTTCTTCCGGCTACATTAAAAAATGTAGATTTTACTTGGGAATACAAAGGTTGGAATATATTAGCTGCACAATTAAATAACGTTGAAGTTGATACCTATTGTCCTTCTGAACATTTTGCTGAATTTAATAAACCTTCTCCTCTTATAATTACGAGTGATAAATTGATAACAGAAAATCCAAAATTAGTTCAATTATTTATGCATGCCACGAAAAAAGGTTTTGAATATTCAATAAATAATCCTGAAAGTGCTGCAAATGAGATGTTAAAACTTCTTCCTGAGTTAGACTCAAAATTGGTCAAAGAGTCTGTGAAATTTTTAGCGCCATTGTATAAAGGAACAAACATAAATTGGGGATATTTAGATATTAAAAAATTTGAGATTTATTCAAAGTGGATGAAAGATGTTAATTTGATTAAAACCATACCATTACCCAAAGAGTATTTATCGAATGAATTTAATAATTAA
- a CDS encoding amino acid ABC transporter ATP-binding protein, translating to MMISPTGAYISVKNLSKKHGNLEVLRNVNLEVTPGELTVLIGPSGCGKSTLLRCLNGLETLDSGEIVINGVVLEKNSTSSQSQKDFDKKARAIRENVGMVFQSFNLFPHLTLLENITKAPIVVKKMNKNLAKEKAKELLAKVGLFSHADHYPCQLSGGQQQRAAIARALAMSPKAILYDEPTSALDPGLVHEVLQVMRTLDDEGMTQIVVTHEMRFAKDVADHIVHIQEGKIVEMGTPEQIFTSPVDERTRHFLRNFN from the coding sequence ATGATGATAAGCCCTACAGGCGCATATATTTCTGTAAAAAATTTATCAAAAAAACACGGCAATTTAGAAGTTTTACGTAACGTAAATTTAGAAGTGACGCCAGGAGAACTTACTGTTTTAATTGGACCTTCTGGGTGCGGGAAGTCTACTCTATTACGTTGTCTAAACGGTTTAGAAACCTTAGATTCAGGGGAAATAGTCATTAATGGAGTAGTTTTAGAAAAAAATTCTACTTCAAGCCAATCTCAAAAAGACTTTGATAAAAAAGCCCGTGCCATACGAGAAAATGTAGGCATGGTATTTCAAAGTTTTAATCTTTTTCCGCATCTTACTTTGTTAGAAAATATAACTAAAGCTCCCATAGTTGTAAAAAAAATGAATAAAAACCTTGCGAAAGAAAAGGCTAAAGAATTGCTTGCAAAAGTAGGGTTATTTTCTCATGCAGATCACTATCCTTGCCAACTATCAGGAGGACAGCAACAAAGAGCTGCCATTGCTCGAGCTTTAGCAATGTCTCCGAAGGCAATCTTATATGATGAACCAACCTCTGCACTAGATCCAGGTCTTGTGCATGAAGTATTGCAAGTAATGCGCACTTTAGATGATGAAGGAATGACTCAAATCGTTGTTACACACGAAATGCGTTTTGCCAAAGATGTCGCAGATCACATTGTCCATATACAAGAGGGAAAAATAGTTGAAATGGGAACTCCAGAACAAATATTTACCTCACCAGTTGATGAGAGAACACGTCATTTTTTAAGAAATTTTAACTGA
- a CDS encoding ABC transporter substrate-binding protein/permease: MNELRYFFVSLICLLFITNSFGKDDKKVLRWGSDANSGAPYVFRDANNPNKIIGVDADIIEAIASQLGMKAEFVQNQWDGLIPGLIAGNYDVVIDGLEIIEERKQSVSFSDPYYVTSEQIVVNKQNYEIHKLSDLRGKRVATLPASLAYRILEDVGEVQIKIYDEEVNAYADLAAGDRLDAVLLDLPIAQYYAKHNPKLKFVGPPVGRMEYGVAFRKEDKELRKKVNKAIDELIKNGKLQSILENWNLWNKATAEAWGVSSEYKTEPVAYQEYLKHIGLEKTWVDKIKQYISFLPLLGKGAIMTLQISILAMILAVTLGLFIALVRLYAPPFFAKLALTYVEVIRGTPLLIQLYIIFYGLPHIGIKLSPFFAAVLGLGLNYAANEAENYRAGMTSIPHSQQDAAYALGMSRMESLRHIIIPQAVRVVIPPVTNDFIALIKDSSLVSVITLIELTTIYSQLASTYFDYLGVGLLAALVYFLIGLPFARLSRYAERHFAVNSKKKFNKNFDRQEQGSN, translated from the coding sequence ATGAACGAACTTCGTTACTTTTTTGTTTCTTTAATCTGTTTACTGTTTATAACTAATTCCTTTGGAAAAGATGATAAAAAAGTTTTACGCTGGGGCAGTGATGCAAATAGCGGCGCTCCATATGTCTTTCGCGATGCCAATAATCCAAATAAAATCATTGGTGTTGATGCTGACATCATCGAAGCTATTGCTAGTCAACTTGGGATGAAAGCCGAATTTGTGCAAAATCAATGGGATGGCTTGATTCCGGGTCTTATAGCTGGAAATTATGATGTGGTCATCGATGGGCTAGAAATTATTGAAGAAAGAAAGCAATCCGTAAGTTTCTCAGATCCTTATTACGTTACTTCTGAACAAATCGTAGTTAATAAGCAAAATTATGAAATTCATAAGTTATCCGATCTCAGAGGAAAAAGAGTTGCAACTTTACCGGCTTCACTAGCCTACCGAATTCTTGAAGATGTGGGCGAAGTTCAAATAAAAATTTATGATGAAGAAGTTAATGCTTATGCTGATCTAGCAGCAGGAGATAGACTTGATGCCGTTTTATTAGACCTGCCAATCGCTCAATATTATGCAAAACATAATCCAAAATTAAAATTTGTTGGCCCTCCTGTAGGCAGAATGGAATACGGTGTAGCATTTAGGAAAGAGGATAAAGAATTACGGAAGAAAGTAAACAAGGCAATTGATGAATTGATTAAAAATGGTAAATTGCAATCTATTTTAGAAAATTGGAATTTATGGAATAAGGCTACTGCAGAAGCTTGGGGTGTATCTAGTGAATACAAAACTGAACCCGTGGCCTATCAAGAATATTTAAAACATATTGGATTAGAAAAAACCTGGGTTGATAAAATTAAACAGTACATTAGCTTTTTACCATTATTAGGTAAAGGCGCTATTATGACTTTGCAAATATCAATTCTTGCTATGATTCTTGCTGTTACTTTAGGTCTTTTTATAGCACTAGTTCGATTATATGCTCCTCCATTTTTTGCAAAATTAGCACTTACATATGTTGAAGTAATCAGAGGAACACCTTTATTAATTCAATTATATATAATTTTTTATGGTCTTCCCCACATTGGGATAAAATTAAGCCCTTTCTTTGCCGCTGTATTAGGTTTAGGTTTAAATTATGCTGCTAATGAAGCAGAAAATTATCGGGCGGGAATGACTTCTATACCACACAGTCAACAAGATGCTGCTTATGCTTTGGGAATGTCCAGAATGGAATCCCTTCGACATATTATTATTCCACAAGCAGTAAGAGTAGTTATTCCTCCTGTGACAAATGATTTTATTGCACTAATAAAAGATTCTTCTCTAGTATCAGTAATAACTTTAATTGAATTAACTACAATTTATAGTCAATTAGCTTCAACTTACTTTGATTATTTAGGAGTCGGATTATTAGCTGCTTTGGTATACTTCTTAATCGGTCTTCCATTTGCTAGACTTTCTCGTTATGCAGAAAGACACTTTGCTGTGAATTCCAAAAAGAAATTTAATAAAAATTTTGATAGACAAGAACAAGGTAGTAACTAG
- the pstS gene encoding phosphate ABC transporter substrate-binding protein PstS, whose product MQTVLNKIVKISALYATLTSFPIAFSSDLVTGAGSSFIAPVLYKWSATYNTEYGTKINYQSTGSGAGIKQIEGNVVDFGASDMPLKPTDLEAKGLFQFPAIIGGIVMVTNIPGVGQGQLVLDAKVIAEIYSGRIKFWNDPKILALNPTLTLPKKNILVVYRSDASGTTFNFTYYLEKAGMGTWNAGVGTAVSWPSGVMGVGGKGNEGITTMVKRAPGSIGYVEYAYAMQNKLPWARMINADGKIVPSLNSKDFADEKKVSEAFRKALQSAAINANWETTPGMNVILANQKGSETWPLTASTFILIKKEQKNTKIGTEVLKFFDFAFKKGSESAQALDYIPIPENTYRFIEKKWSHEIKSGNDKVAIWK is encoded by the coding sequence ATGCAGACAGTACTAAATAAAATTGTAAAAATTTCCGCACTATACGCTACTTTAACAAGCTTTCCAATAGCTTTTTCAAGTGACCTAGTAACTGGAGCGGGATCAAGTTTTATAGCGCCTGTCCTCTATAAATGGTCTGCTACTTATAATACTGAATATGGCACAAAAATTAATTATCAATCAACAGGTTCTGGTGCAGGAATAAAACAAATTGAAGGTAACGTTGTAGATTTTGGTGCTTCTGATATGCCTTTAAAACCTACAGATCTTGAAGCAAAAGGTCTATTTCAATTTCCAGCTATTATAGGCGGGATTGTGATGGTCACTAATATTCCTGGAGTAGGGCAGGGACAGTTAGTCCTCGATGCAAAAGTGATAGCAGAAATATATAGTGGTAGAATTAAATTTTGGAATGATCCTAAAATATTAGCTTTAAACCCTACTTTGACTTTGCCAAAGAAAAACATTTTAGTTGTATATCGATCTGATGCTTCAGGCACTACTTTTAATTTCACATACTATCTTGAAAAAGCAGGTATGGGTACATGGAACGCTGGCGTAGGAACTGCTGTTTCATGGCCTTCAGGAGTTATGGGAGTAGGTGGTAAGGGCAACGAAGGCATTACAACTATGGTTAAAAGAGCTCCTGGATCTATCGGTTATGTTGAGTATGCATATGCCATGCAGAACAAGTTACCTTGGGCAAGAATGATCAATGCTGATGGTAAGATAGTACCCTCTTTGAATTCTAAAGATTTTGCTGATGAGAAAAAAGTAAGTGAAGCTTTTCGAAAGGCTCTACAATCTGCTGCAATTAATGCAAATTGGGAAACAACTCCCGGAATGAATGTGATCCTTGCTAACCAAAAAGGTTCGGAGACTTGGCCGTTAACCGCATCAACATTTATTTTAATCAAAAAAGAACAAAAGAATACTAAAATTGGGACTGAAGTCTTGAAGTTTTTCGATTTTGCTTTTAAAAAGGGATCGGAGTCCGCACAAGCTTTAGATTATATCCCAATCCCTGAAAATACTTACCGTTTTATTGAGAAAAAGTGGTCGCATGAAATTAAGTCAGGTAACGACAAAGTAGCTATTTGGAAATAA
- the gltX gene encoding glutamate--tRNA ligase — MSSMNKEVRVRIAPSPTGDPHIGTAYIALFNYVFTKKHSGKFIIRIEDTDQKRYRSDSEAMILDALKWVGIQWDEGPDIGGPYAPYKQSERRDIYREYAESLIQKGHAYRCFCTTQRLDILRKTQQAQKLPPGYDRLCRDLPQADVERKLAEGIPFVIRMKMPTTGKTAFKDTLRGMIEFENDGVDDQVLLKTDGFPTYHLAVVVDDHLMKITHVIRGEEWISSTPKHIMLYEMFGWEKPDFCHLPLLRNADKSKISKRKNPTSINYYRRKGILPETLRNFLALMGWNFGDNVEKFSTQEMIEGFTWDRMTLGGPVFDLKKLAWLNGQYLKQESNDKWLSHLKEIVFNEEYLLKIIPLIKERVEKFEDFIDHTSFFFQGDLNYTNAPLLPKGRTPTEVSTYLNDLVLKLDVCENWNHQEIHNIFNQYLTEKELKPKDVFMPVRVAVTGSKETPPLFECIEVLGKDIVQRRIRLAIEFLKTMKES, encoded by the coding sequence ATGTCATCGATGAACAAAGAAGTCAGAGTTCGTATTGCACCCAGTCCTACTGGAGATCCACATATAGGAACAGCTTATATTGCTCTATTTAATTATGTTTTTACTAAAAAACACAGTGGAAAATTTATTATTAGAATAGAAGATACAGACCAAAAAAGATACCGCTCTGATAGCGAAGCTATGATCCTTGATGCATTGAAGTGGGTAGGAATCCAATGGGATGAAGGTCCAGATATTGGAGGCCCTTATGCTCCTTATAAACAAAGTGAGCGCAGAGATATTTATCGTGAATATGCTGAAAGTTTAATTCAAAAAGGACATGCTTATCGTTGTTTTTGTACAACTCAAAGATTAGACATACTTAGAAAAACACAACAAGCACAGAAACTTCCCCCAGGTTATGACAGATTATGCAGAGACCTTCCGCAGGCTGATGTTGAAAGAAAGTTAGCTGAAGGAATTCCTTTTGTCATTAGAATGAAAATGCCAACCACTGGCAAAACCGCTTTTAAAGATACATTACGTGGAATGATTGAATTTGAAAATGATGGCGTTGATGATCAAGTATTGTTAAAAACAGATGGTTTTCCAACTTATCATTTGGCTGTTGTTGTTGATGATCATCTGATGAAAATTACGCATGTGATACGAGGTGAAGAATGGATCTCTTCTACACCAAAACATATAATGCTTTATGAAATGTTTGGCTGGGAAAAACCTGACTTTTGCCATTTACCTCTGTTAAGAAACGCTGACAAATCTAAAATATCTAAAAGGAAAAATCCTACCTCAATTAACTACTATCGCCGAAAAGGAATTTTGCCTGAAACATTGAGAAACTTTTTAGCTCTCATGGGATGGAATTTTGGAGATAATGTTGAAAAATTTTCAACTCAAGAAATGATTGAAGGTTTTACTTGGGATCGAATGACCTTAGGTGGCCCTGTATTTGATTTGAAAAAATTAGCGTGGCTTAATGGCCAGTATTTAAAACAAGAAAGTAATGATAAGTGGTTATCTCATTTAAAAGAGATTGTATTTAATGAAGAATATTTATTAAAAATTATCCCTTTAATTAAAGAAAGAGTAGAAAAATTTGAAGATTTCATCGACCATACTTCTTTCTTTTTTCAAGGAGATTTAAACTATACAAATGCACCATTATTGCCTAAAGGAAGAACTCCTACAGAAGTTTCTACCTATTTAAATGATTTAGTGCTAAAATTAGATGTTTGCGAAAATTGGAATCACCAAGAAATTCATAATATTTTCAATCAGTATTTAACAGAAAAAGAGCTGAAACCAAAAGACGTTTTTATGCCTGTTAGAGTTGCAGTAACTGGTAGTAAAGAAACACCTCCCTTATTTGAATGCATTGAAGTTTTAGGCAAAGATATTGTACAAAGAAGAATTAGACTTGCTATTGAATTTTTAAAAACTATGAAAGAGTCATGA
- a CDS encoding DMT family protein, translating to MTPYTLSIGMLCISSSLMIVAWYGHLKFTNQPLWIVILVSWGIAFFEYLFQVPANRIDHSVMSAAQLRIIAEVLTLVAFFLFSTFVLKESFSLNYLISFICILIAVYFAFYGPFKN from the coding sequence ATGACCCCTTATACATTATCGATTGGTATGCTTTGTATTAGTTCGTCACTGATGATTGTGGCTTGGTACGGACATTTAAAATTTACAAACCAGCCATTATGGATTGTAATACTCGTTTCTTGGGGAATAGCTTTCTTTGAATACCTATTCCAAGTACCAGCAAATAGAATTGATCATTCAGTAATGTCAGCAGCACAATTGCGAATAATAGCTGAAGTTTTAACTTTAGTGGCATTTTTTTTATTTTCTACTTTTGTTTTAAAAGAATCTTTTTCGCTTAACTATTTGATTAGCTTTATTTGTATTTTAATTGCAGTTTACTTTGCTTTTTATGGACCATTTAAGAATTAA
- the pstA gene encoding phosphate ABC transporter permease PstA: protein MRKTQLTRRISNKLFHYLCYLSVIFGIAVLSSIFYALIHHGFPALSLNFFTMDTPAPETIGGGLRNAIVGSLIITLAAVVVATPVGILAATFLSEYARGKKIASVIRFVNDVWLSAPSIIVGLFVYTVVVHPTGNYSAFAGAISLAMIACPIITRSAEDMLNLVPNELREAAIALGLPKWRVIIHIAWRASKQGILTGILLSVARISGETAPLLFTSLNNQFWSTSLSQPIANLPVTIYQFAMSPYHNWQELAWGGALLITVFVLFLNILTRYFTKSGGKRS, encoded by the coding sequence ATGAGAAAGACACAACTTACAAGACGTATATCCAATAAACTTTTTCACTATCTCTGTTACTTATCCGTCATTTTTGGAATTGCTGTATTAAGTTCTATTTTTTATGCTTTAATCCATCACGGCTTTCCAGCTTTAAGTTTAAATTTCTTTACAATGGATACTCCTGCCCCTGAGACAATTGGTGGCGGTCTAAGAAATGCTATAGTAGGAAGCTTAATTATTACTTTAGCTGCTGTCGTCGTTGCCACCCCTGTAGGTATTCTTGCTGCAACATTTCTTTCTGAATATGCTCGCGGAAAAAAAATTGCTTCTGTTATTCGTTTTGTAAATGATGTTTGGTTAAGTGCACCATCAATTATTGTTGGACTTTTTGTTTATACAGTAGTTGTTCATCCAACAGGAAATTATTCTGCATTTGCTGGAGCAATATCCTTAGCTATGATTGCTTGTCCAATAATTACTCGTAGTGCTGAAGATATGTTGAACTTAGTTCCTAATGAACTTAGAGAAGCTGCAATTGCTCTTGGTTTACCAAAATGGAGAGTAATTATTCATATTGCTTGGCGTGCTTCTAAGCAAGGAATTTTAACTGGTATTCTTCTCTCTGTTGCTCGTATATCAGGAGAAACTGCACCATTATTGTTTACTTCTTTAAATAATCAATTTTGGAGCACTAGTTTATCTCAACCAATTGCTAATTTACCTGTAACAATTTATCAATTCGCTATGAGTCCTTATCATAATTGGCAGGAATTAGCTTGGGGCGGTGCTCTTCTAATCACAGTATTTGTTTTATTTTTAAATATTTTAACTCGTTACTTTACAAAGTCTGGGGGAAAACGCTCATGA
- the pstB gene encoding phosphate ABC transporter ATP-binding protein PstB produces the protein MSIFSNLFKRAEFSGQASTGELDNLVVLRDSSQIVIQDLNFYYGNKHRLKNINISFRKNKITSLIGPSGSGKSTLLRTINRIYSLYPEQKAYGNIMINGKNILESNIDLNELRTKVGMVFQKPTPFPMSIFENISFAIKMHEKLSKKDLHARVEWALRSAALWDEVKDHLHSSGLGLSGGQQQRLCIARTIAVKPDILLLDEPCSALDPISTQKIEQLLMELKKDFTIVMVTHNMQQAMRASDDTVFMTNGEIVEASDTKTFFSNPKDKQSLDYVHGKFG, from the coding sequence ATGAGTATTTTTTCTAATTTATTTAAACGTGCTGAATTTTCCGGACAGGCTTCAACTGGGGAGTTAGATAATTTGGTTGTTTTAAGAGATAGTTCTCAAATTGTTATTCAAGATCTTAACTTTTATTACGGAAATAAACATAGATTAAAGAATATTAATATTTCTTTTAGAAAAAATAAAATTACTTCATTAATAGGCCCTTCTGGTTCAGGAAAATCCACTTTATTAAGGACAATAAATAGAATTTATAGTCTTTACCCAGAGCAAAAAGCTTATGGCAATATTATGATAAATGGGAAAAATATTTTAGAATCAAACATTGATTTAAATGAGCTGCGCACAAAAGTTGGAATGGTTTTTCAAAAACCAACTCCATTTCCGATGTCTATATTTGAAAATATTTCATTTGCTATAAAAATGCATGAAAAACTGAGTAAAAAAGATTTACATGCCAGAGTGGAATGGGCGCTTCGTTCAGCAGCTTTGTGGGATGAAGTAAAAGATCATCTGCATTCTTCTGGATTAGGTCTATCTGGTGGACAACAACAACGATTGTGCATTGCTCGTACTATTGCTGTTAAACCGGATATTTTGTTACTTGATGAGCCTTGTTCAGCCTTAGATCCTATTTCTACTCAGAAGATAGAACAACTTTTAATGGAATTGAAAAAAGATTTTACGATTGTGATGGTAACGCATAATATGCAGCAAGCTATGCGCGCTAGTGATGACACTGTTTTTATGACTAATGGGGAAATTGTTGAAGCATCTGATACCAAAACTTTTTTCTCAAATCCAAAAGACAAACAATCTTTAGATTATGTTCACGGTAAATTTGGTTGA
- a CDS encoding transporter substrate-binding domain-containing protein has product MKISLNFFPTFHFTLFLLCLISINSTAANAKFFEVYIDLNPPYSTSVHSKRGLFSEIIDEALTAGNIPHHFLLKGDRIKNYNIHNHDRLLLFYYFRTPERENNYNWIMPLFDDYTCLFNLRTSKEISSINALKGLSRIGTINGGAGESILKSFGLEGQIYYCRDEDSCIDRLRKNEVDAWITQKIKANYFLKKYKIQNELNNYFQIYDSQGWLASSLNLTQSDIDLLRKTLRKFMTTSKFLAILKKYDAIMTSNTDEFKDIYH; this is encoded by the coding sequence ATGAAAATCAGCTTAAATTTTTTTCCTACATTTCATTTTACTTTATTTCTCCTTTGTTTAATATCAATTAATTCAACAGCAGCAAATGCAAAATTTTTTGAAGTTTATATTGATCTTAATCCTCCTTATTCAACTTCTGTGCATTCTAAAAGAGGATTATTCAGTGAAATTATTGATGAAGCTTTGACTGCCGGAAACATACCTCATCATTTTTTACTCAAAGGTGATAGGATCAAAAACTATAATATTCATAATCACGATAGACTACTCTTGTTTTATTATTTTAGAACTCCAGAGAGAGAAAATAACTATAATTGGATTATGCCACTATTTGATGACTATACTTGTCTTTTTAACTTACGAACTTCAAAAGAAATCAGTAGTATAAACGCTCTCAAAGGCCTATCTCGTATTGGAACAATCAATGGAGGCGCAGGCGAAAGCATACTAAAGTCTTTTGGGCTGGAGGGTCAAATATACTACTGCCGTGACGAGGATAGCTGTATAGATAGGTTAAGGAAGAACGAAGTTGATGCTTGGATAACCCAAAAAATAAAGGCAAATTACTTCCTAAAAAAGTATAAAATTCAAAATGAACTTAACAATTATTTCCAAATTTATGATAGCCAAGGATGGTTAGCAAGCTCATTAAATCTAACTCAATCCGATATTGATCTTCTTCGAAAAACCCTTCGTAAATTTATGACTACATCGAAATTTTTAGCAATTTTAAAAAAATATGACGCAATTATGACCTCCAACACTGATGAATTCAAAGATATCTATCATTAG
- the pstC gene encoding phosphate ABC transporter permease subunit PstC: MGDILFSNITKGFAWFAFLLLMCVLVSLCFASAPALHQFGFHFLVSDVWDPVQGHFGALSAICGTLMTSIIAMLLGVPLSLGIAVFISEISQGKIAKTVRTLIDLMAGIPSIIYGMWGLLVLAPFLANYVQPFITDVCQNIPVLNVLFGGPPLGIGIFTAGLILAIMIIPYISSTLIDMFRSVPSVLKEAAYGVGATRFEVVWKVVLPYVRKGMIGSIMLGLGRALGETMAVTFVIGNSKQLTSSLFMPGTTISASIANEFNEATGHLYPASLLELGVILFVLSFIILAFARLFLLRINRKKAGA, translated from the coding sequence TTGGGTGACATATTATTTTCAAACATAACTAAAGGATTTGCTTGGTTCGCCTTTTTGTTATTGATGTGCGTTTTAGTTTCTTTATGTTTTGCTAGCGCACCTGCTCTACATCAATTTGGATTTCATTTCCTTGTTAGCGATGTCTGGGATCCTGTACAAGGCCATTTTGGAGCATTGAGTGCTATTTGTGGTACTTTAATGACCTCAATAATTGCTATGCTTCTTGGTGTACCATTAAGTTTAGGAATTGCTGTTTTTATATCAGAAATATCCCAAGGAAAAATTGCAAAAACAGTTCGAACATTAATTGATTTGATGGCTGGAATTCCTAGCATCATTTATGGAATGTGGGGCTTGCTAGTATTAGCTCCTTTTTTAGCAAATTATGTTCAACCTTTTATAACTGATGTTTGTCAAAATATACCTGTTTTGAATGTATTATTTGGTGGCCCACCCTTAGGAATTGGAATTTTCACAGCAGGTCTTATACTTGCCATTATGATAATTCCTTATATCTCTTCGACTTTGATTGATATGTTTCGTTCTGTTCCCTCGGTTTTAAAAGAAGCAGCTTACGGGGTAGGAGCTACTCGTTTTGAAGTCGTTTGGAAGGTAGTTCTTCCTTACGTAAGAAAAGGTATGATTGGAAGTATCATGTTAGGTCTTGGTCGCGCACTAGGTGAAACCATGGCTGTTACTTTCGTTATTGGAAATTCAAAACAATTAACGAGTTCTCTTTTTATGCCTGGAACAACTATTTCCGCTTCTATAGCCAATGAATTTAATGAAGCCACAGGGCATTTGTATCCCGCTTCCTTACTGGAATTAGGAGTTATTTTATTTGTGTTATCTTTTATTATTCTAGCTTTTGCTCGCTTATTTTTATTGAGAATTAATAGAAAAAAGGCAGGAGCATAA